One window of Bifidobacterium pseudocatenulatum DSM 20438 = JCM 1200 = LMG 10505 genomic DNA carries:
- a CDS encoding ABC transporter permease, translating to MRFYLKKIGFYLVALFAALTLNFAIPRLMPGDPVSAVLTRLASRGGTVAPETREAITAMLGQDGGNIFQQYIGYLKNIFTGNWGVSVTYFPNQVTTSIASALPWTICLVGTTTIISFFVQQALGIWAGWRRGGAFDNIISPVSTIFQAVPYFWLALIFIWVFARTLHWFPQSGGYNYREVVPGFTWEFFSSAVQYAILPALTILVSSLGMGVVGMRNMMVSTLSEDYIVTAEAKGLSPKRVMMCYAARNAVLPSISGFGTSIGAVVGGSLLTEQVFSYPGVGQMLLQAVTSNDYALMQGIFLIITVTVLVVNFIIDLLYGIIDPRTRQQD from the coding sequence ATGAGGTTCTACCTGAAAAAGATAGGATTTTACCTTGTTGCATTGTTTGCGGCTTTGACATTGAACTTTGCCATCCCGCGACTGATGCCAGGTGATCCGGTTTCAGCTGTTCTTACCAGGCTCGCATCGCGAGGTGGTACTGTTGCGCCCGAAACAAGGGAAGCGATTACTGCAATGCTGGGACAAGATGGAGGCAACATCTTCCAGCAGTATATTGGTTATCTGAAGAATATCTTCACCGGCAACTGGGGCGTATCTGTAACGTATTTCCCCAACCAAGTTACAACGTCCATTGCTTCTGCACTGCCTTGGACCATTTGTCTTGTCGGCACAACCACGATTATATCGTTCTTTGTTCAACAGGCTCTTGGTATCTGGGCTGGTTGGCGTCGTGGTGGCGCTTTTGATAACATCATTTCCCCTGTGTCCACCATTTTCCAAGCTGTTCCTTACTTCTGGCTTGCACTCATCTTCATTTGGGTGTTTGCCCGTACGCTGCATTGGTTCCCTCAGTCAGGCGGATACAATTATCGTGAAGTTGTGCCCGGCTTCACTTGGGAATTCTTCTCGAGCGCAGTGCAGTATGCAATCTTGCCGGCCTTGACGATTCTTGTCAGCTCTCTGGGCATGGGTGTTGTCGGTATGCGTAATATGATGGTCTCCACGTTGTCTGAGGACTACATTGTTACTGCTGAGGCCAAGGGTTTAAGTCCTAAACGCGTTATGATGTGCTACGCAGCTCGTAATGCAGTGTTGCCATCCATTTCTGGCTTTGGCACGTCTATCGGTGCAGTGGTGGGTGGATCGCTGCTTACTGAACAGGTGTTCTCCTATCCAGGTGTTGGTCAGATGCTTTTGCAAGCGGTGACCAGTAACGATTACGCGCTGATGCAAGGTATCTTCCTGATTATTACCGTTACTGTTCTAGTCGTGAACTTTATCATTGATTTGCTTTACGGCATTATCGATCCACGTACGCGGCAACAGGATTGA
- a CDS encoding ABC transporter substrate-binding protein, producing MMRSRTWKRVLAAVCAGVAAVSMAACGGGTNNTAKDGVIINSVMNSTSQASLNYNPFSSTALTGVVGALYEPLFYMNNLKDDPTKLEPLMGKSYTISDDAKTIDVTIRDGEKWSDGEPYTTEDVAYTFNLLNSNKALNTSGFAGSAKVLSDTEVRITLDKPESVNALSYLSGTMIVPKHVWEKIDDPVTYTNKDAVGSGPFTVKGGNFSPTAYTFKKNPYYWDEGKPEIDGVRYVLITGGTQASQNALTAGDVDWMSAIFPNMDDVLSGYPDIKTVNVPSSQLAFMTCSNKELGCSGPTTDPAVRKAIYYALDRNQINKLALNGQYSELAGSLYPYGQFTKYASDDVPDSPIPGKGRTDEAVKVLEDAGYTKGDDGIYQKDGVKLSIKVAVMSDVSDWINAINVASQQLKKIGIDLHADQMSSNEWTQAMQQGQFEMSIYGLWVAGAEPWMFYNQFYSTASTAAVGKSAWPNYARYSNKTVDDALNAINTTTDVATKKSEYEKIQTQVFEDMPYIPILRQSGLSEMWSDKVTGWPTDDNVYANPQTWANPDLGIVLKNLKVKK from the coding sequence ATGATGAGGTCAAGAACTTGGAAACGAGTGCTTGCTGCTGTTTGCGCTGGTGTAGCGGCCGTTTCAATGGCTGCTTGCGGCGGAGGTACTAATAACACCGCGAAGGACGGAGTCATTATCAACAGTGTTATGAATTCAACTTCGCAGGCGTCGTTGAATTATAATCCGTTCTCTTCTACAGCTTTGACCGGTGTGGTCGGTGCTCTGTACGAGCCATTGTTCTATATGAACAACCTTAAGGACGACCCTACTAAGCTGGAACCGCTAATGGGTAAATCCTACACTATCAGTGACGATGCGAAAACTATTGATGTAACGATTCGTGACGGTGAAAAGTGGTCTGATGGCGAACCTTACACTACCGAAGATGTTGCATACACATTCAACCTCCTTAATTCCAACAAGGCTTTGAATACCAGTGGCTTTGCTGGCTCTGCCAAGGTCCTTAGCGATACGGAAGTTCGTATCACTTTGGACAAGCCTGAATCGGTGAATGCTCTGTCGTATCTGTCCGGCACGATGATTGTTCCGAAGCATGTGTGGGAAAAGATCGATGATCCGGTGACCTATACCAATAAAGACGCTGTTGGCTCTGGGCCTTTCACAGTTAAGGGCGGGAACTTTTCCCCAACCGCTTACACGTTTAAGAAGAATCCGTACTACTGGGATGAAGGTAAGCCTGAAATTGATGGCGTCCGTTATGTTCTGATCACCGGTGGCACCCAAGCTTCTCAAAATGCCTTGACCGCTGGCGATGTGGACTGGATGTCTGCGATCTTCCCGAATATGGATGATGTGCTGTCGGGATATCCTGATATTAAGACGGTTAACGTTCCTTCTAGTCAGTTGGCATTCATGACCTGTTCGAACAAAGAACTCGGCTGCAGTGGTCCTACCACTGATCCGGCAGTGCGCAAGGCTATCTATTACGCTCTTGATCGTAATCAGATTAATAAACTCGCTCTGAATGGCCAGTACAGTGAGCTGGCTGGTTCTCTCTATCCGTATGGACAGTTCACCAAGTACGCTTCGGATGATGTCCCGGATTCACCTATTCCGGGTAAAGGACGTACGGATGAAGCCGTCAAGGTACTGGAAGACGCCGGCTATACGAAGGGTGATGACGGCATCTATCAGAAGGACGGAGTTAAGCTGAGCATCAAAGTCGCTGTTATGAGTGATGTCTCTGACTGGATCAACGCGATTAACGTCGCCTCGCAGCAGCTGAAAAAGATCGGTATTGATCTGCATGCGGACCAAATGTCTTCTAATGAATGGACTCAGGCGATGCAGCAGGGCCAGTTTGAAATGTCCATTTATGGTCTGTGGGTCGCAGGTGCCGAACCATGGATGTTCTACAACCAGTTCTATTCCACTGCCAGTACGGCTGCAGTGGGTAAGAGCGCTTGGCCTAATTACGCTCGCTACAGCAATAAGACCGTGGATGATGCTCTTAATGCCATCAATACCACCACTGATGTGGCGACCAAGAAGTCTGAATATGAGAAGATTCAGACTCAGGTGTTTGAGGACATGCCGTATATCCCGATTCTGCGTCAATCCGGTCTGAGCGAAATGTGGAGCGACAAGGTTACCGGTTGGCCGACAGACGATAACGTCTATGCTAATCCGCAGACTTGGGCAAATCCTGATTTGGGCATTGTCCTGAAGAACCTGAAGGTTAAGAAGTAA
- a CDS encoding right-handed parallel beta-helix repeat-containing protein — translation MKFEYHVKPTGSDAACGDAEHPFATISKAAQMASPGDTVIVHEGVYREQVDPRRGGLSEHERITYCGAEGEARPVIKGSECVQGWTELADHPHVWTVMLDNTMFGDFNPFATPIFGDWLEMPKFGKDPDKHLGDVYLNGVSFFESTTLEGVYDPQPRDTDEDFALKIPCPVPDVDRTRYVWHAEVDENAGTTTIWANFQGADPNEELVEVSVRRTCFFPSRNHVNYITVRGFEMAQATGDWAPPTSQQWGMIGPNWSYGWIIEDNVLHDAKFSAVSLGKEISSGDNEWAKTERKTGYQYQLEAVFKARRIGWEKGLIGGHIVRNNDIYECGQNAIVGHMGSAFCRIEHNHVHHIALKREFFGWEVAGIKFHAALDTVIANNNIHDCSLGMWMDWQTQGTRITRNVFHDNVRDLMIEVSHGPYLVDNNVFASPVMFQNWSQGGAFVNNLICGGIEPHTVPDRSTPYHYPHTTEVAGCAVVSGGDERWLNNMFAPQPVKPTVGEYGLSAYSDCPMSMHEYLERQRGMWADSSQGGDERNPLQSLYAGGNIYLSGAQGLNKQEGTADDSERMQEDAPFFGGTASTSVACDEPMPVTLVEEPDGLYLQCTVPQAVADTRMQVVTSDMLGVPRIVEERYEQPDGSDYVLDTDLLGQALTTTERKAGSLNGLVSGENHIRIWEWNN, via the coding sequence ATGAAGTTTGAATACCACGTCAAACCAACCGGCAGCGATGCTGCGTGCGGCGACGCGGAGCATCCGTTCGCCACGATTTCCAAGGCCGCGCAGATGGCCTCTCCGGGTGATACGGTAATCGTGCATGAAGGCGTATACCGCGAACAAGTCGATCCGAGACGCGGCGGTCTGAGTGAACATGAGCGCATCACCTACTGCGGAGCCGAAGGCGAAGCACGGCCGGTTATCAAAGGCTCGGAATGCGTGCAGGGCTGGACGGAATTGGCCGATCATCCGCATGTGTGGACGGTGATGCTTGATAATACGATGTTCGGGGATTTCAATCCATTCGCGACCCCGATTTTCGGCGACTGGCTGGAAATGCCCAAGTTCGGCAAGGATCCGGACAAACATCTTGGCGATGTGTATCTCAACGGTGTTTCCTTCTTCGAATCGACGACGTTGGAAGGCGTATACGATCCGCAGCCGCGTGATACGGATGAGGATTTCGCGTTGAAGATTCCCTGCCCCGTGCCGGATGTGGACCGTACACGTTATGTATGGCATGCCGAAGTGGACGAGAATGCCGGCACCACAACGATCTGGGCGAATTTCCAAGGTGCCGATCCGAATGAGGAACTGGTGGAGGTCAGTGTTCGTCGCACATGCTTCTTCCCTTCCCGCAACCATGTCAACTACATCACCGTGCGTGGCTTTGAAATGGCGCAGGCCACTGGAGATTGGGCGCCGCCTACCTCGCAGCAGTGGGGCATGATCGGCCCGAACTGGTCGTATGGCTGGATCATCGAAGACAACGTGTTGCATGACGCCAAATTCTCCGCGGTGTCATTGGGCAAGGAAATCTCATCCGGCGACAACGAGTGGGCGAAAACCGAGCGCAAGACCGGTTACCAGTACCAGTTGGAGGCCGTGTTCAAGGCCCGTCGCATCGGCTGGGAAAAGGGGCTGATCGGCGGTCATATCGTACGCAACAACGACATCTACGAGTGCGGACAGAATGCCATCGTCGGACATATGGGCAGCGCATTCTGCCGTATCGAGCATAACCATGTCCATCACATTGCGTTGAAGCGTGAATTCTTCGGATGGGAGGTCGCTGGCATCAAATTCCATGCCGCATTGGATACGGTCATTGCCAACAACAACATCCACGACTGCTCGCTGGGCATGTGGATGGATTGGCAGACGCAGGGCACGCGCATCACGCGCAATGTGTTCCACGATAACGTCCGTGACCTCATGATTGAAGTGAGTCATGGGCCGTATCTGGTGGACAATAACGTTTTCGCCTCGCCGGTGATGTTCCAGAACTGGTCGCAAGGTGGTGCTTTCGTCAACAATCTGATTTGCGGCGGCATTGAACCGCATACCGTCCCCGACCGTTCCACGCCGTATCACTATCCGCACACCACCGAGGTGGCCGGGTGCGCTGTGGTATCCGGCGGCGATGAGCGTTGGCTGAACAACATGTTCGCGCCGCAACCGGTGAAACCGACCGTCGGTGAATATGGTTTGTCCGCCTACAGCGATTGTCCGATGTCGATGCATGAATACTTGGAACGCCAGCGGGGCATGTGGGCAGATTCTTCGCAGGGTGGTGACGAGCGCAATCCTCTGCAGTCTCTATACGCGGGCGGCAACATCTATCTGTCCGGCGCACAGGGGCTGAACAAGCAGGAAGGTACAGCCGATGATTCGGAGCGCATGCAGGAGGACGCCCCGTTCTTCGGCGGCACCGCCTCCACGAGCGTTGCGTGTGATGAGCCCATGCCGGTGACATTGGTCGAAGAACCCGATGGACTGTACCTGCAGTGCACTGTGCCACAGGCCGTCGCCGATACCAGGATGCAGGTCGTCACCAGCGATATGCTCGGCGTGCCTCGCATCGTGGAGGAACGCTATGAACAGCCCGATGGCAGTGACTATGTGCTGGACACCGACTTGCTGGGACAAGCCTTGACGACAACGGAACGCAAGGCCGGGTCGTTGAATGGTCTTGTCTCCGGAGAGAATCACATCCGAATCTGGGAATGGAACAACTGA
- a CDS encoding ABC transporter ATP-binding protein — translation MATQNSDILLSVDNLDVIYDTDNPVHAVQNATFELRRGEMLGLAGESGCGKSTLAYSINQMLKAPGKINSGSVIFHDKSGKDIDIRALSGRSLREYRWEKTSMVFQGAMNSLSPVTKIGKQLADIYKTHRPQMAKSERQDRCAHLLEMVHVDPNRLAAYPFELSGGMRQRVMIAMALALEPQLIIMDEPTTALDVVVQREIIEEISELRRDKGFSVIFITHDLPMLLEITDKIAVMKDGVIVEQGVSEDVYFNPKHPYTQRLLSSFPSLTGDRGSFVRVPRHA, via the coding sequence ATGGCGACTCAGAATTCTGATATCCTGCTTTCGGTCGATAACCTCGACGTTATCTACGATACGGATAATCCGGTGCACGCCGTGCAGAACGCTACATTCGAATTGCGTCGCGGTGAGATGCTTGGTTTGGCTGGTGAATCCGGTTGCGGCAAGAGTACATTGGCGTATAGCATCAATCAAATGCTGAAAGCTCCGGGTAAGATTAACTCTGGCTCTGTGATTTTCCATGATAAGTCAGGGAAAGATATTGATATCCGTGCTTTGTCGGGGCGTTCATTGCGTGAATACCGTTGGGAGAAAACCTCCATGGTGTTTCAGGGCGCCATGAATTCATTAAGTCCTGTAACTAAGATTGGTAAGCAACTTGCCGATATTTATAAAACTCATCGTCCTCAGATGGCGAAGAGCGAACGACAAGACCGTTGCGCACATTTGCTTGAGATGGTGCATGTTGATCCGAATCGTCTAGCTGCTTACCCGTTTGAACTTTCCGGCGGCATGCGTCAGCGTGTGATGATTGCCATGGCTTTGGCTCTTGAGCCGCAGCTGATTATTATGGATGAACCGACCACGGCGTTGGACGTTGTTGTACAGCGTGAAATCATCGAGGAAATTTCGGAATTGCGCCGTGACAAGGGCTTCTCTGTTATTTTTATTACGCATGATTTGCCGATGCTCTTGGAGATCACGGACAAAATTGCTGTGATGAAAGATGGTGTCATCGTAGAACAAGGCGTTTCTGAAGACGTGTATTTCAATCCGAAGCATCCGTATACACAACGGTTGCTGAGCTCGTTCCCATCTTTGACAGGAGATCGTGGCTCATTCGTTCGTGTTCCACGCCATGCGTGA
- the dapC gene encoding succinyldiaminopimelate transaminase, which yields MGFHEFSSPYDWSRIAAYKRTAKAAFGGMIDLSVGSPVDPVPDSVRKALAAAANDPNAYGYPATAGTADLRTAIAEWFSATRNVDLQAIHADVVPTVGSKEGVALMASLLHFGEDDVVVQPKVSYPTYEIGTQLAGAKVLKVDDVADVASWRNVPGVKAVWVNSPCNPTGEVYSAERMAGIVAAAREIGAVVLSDECYALMQWRGAVNGAEGEADSLASTPCALCDDVCLGSAEGVLVLYSLSKQSNMAGYRTAFIAGDESLIASMSAYRKQIGQIIPGPVQAAMAAGLRDLESVKVQHARYRERLSVLVSALRAYGYCTDMPDGALYVWVRAKSGDCWTDMEQLAKIGIIASPGEFYGAPECLRFSATASDEAIASAAERLAR from the coding sequence ATGGGCTTTCATGAGTTTTCTTCGCCATACGATTGGTCGCGTATCGCAGCATACAAGCGCACGGCAAAAGCTGCGTTCGGAGGCATGATCGACCTGTCCGTGGGATCTCCCGTCGATCCTGTGCCCGACTCGGTGCGCAAGGCGCTCGCAGCGGCGGCGAATGATCCGAATGCGTATGGATATCCGGCTACTGCAGGTACTGCCGATTTACGTACTGCGATTGCTGAATGGTTTTCGGCGACTCGCAATGTTGATTTGCAGGCGATTCATGCTGATGTGGTGCCTACCGTCGGCTCCAAAGAGGGTGTTGCGTTGATGGCGTCGCTACTGCATTTCGGTGAGGATGATGTTGTGGTGCAGCCGAAGGTTTCGTACCCGACGTATGAGATCGGCACGCAGTTGGCTGGGGCGAAGGTGCTTAAGGTCGACGATGTGGCTGATGTTGCGTCGTGGCGCAATGTGCCTGGTGTCAAAGCGGTGTGGGTGAATTCCCCTTGCAATCCGACGGGCGAGGTGTATTCGGCCGAGCGGATGGCTGGCATTGTCGCAGCTGCGCGTGAGATCGGCGCGGTGGTGCTTTCCGACGAATGCTATGCGCTGATGCAGTGGAGGGGTGCTGTGAATGGCGCTGAAGGTGAAGCTGATTCACTTGCGTCGACGCCGTGCGCGCTTTGTGACGATGTGTGTTTGGGCTCCGCCGAGGGCGTGCTGGTGCTTTATTCGTTGAGCAAGCAAAGCAATATGGCTGGGTATCGTACCGCGTTCATTGCCGGAGATGAGTCTTTGATTGCATCGATGAGTGCATATCGCAAGCAAATTGGTCAGATTATTCCTGGTCCGGTGCAGGCTGCGATGGCTGCCGGATTGCGTGATCTGGAATCCGTCAAGGTTCAGCATGCGCGCTATCGGGAACGTCTCAGCGTGTTGGTGAGCGCGTTGCGTGCTTACGGATACTGCACCGACATGCCGGATGGTGCATTGTATGTGTGGGTGAGAGCCAAGTCGGGCGATTGTTGGACCGATATGGAGCAGCTTGCCAAGATTGGCATCATCGCCAGCCCCGGCGAGTTCTATGGTGCGCCGGAATGTCTGCGTTTCTCCGCCACCGCCAGCGACGAGGCGATCGCTTCCGCTGCTGAACGTTTGGCGCGCTAA
- a CDS encoding glycoside hydrolase family 43 protein, which produces MQIANPVLPGFNADPSMIRVGDTYYIANSTFEWFPGVRLHESKDMVHWNLLPSPLSRTSQLDMRGNPSSGGIWAPDLSYADGKFWLIYTDVKVVNGAFKDCTNYLVTAESIHGPWSEPIRVNGVGFDASLFHDDDGRKYLVQQTWDFREYHHGFDGITLTEFDVKTMKLKPETERTIWRGTDVKLTEGPHLYKINGYYYLFAAEGGTVYTHQEVVARSKSLDALSFEGMPSNPFITNFDTPRSYLQKQGHGALVDTPSGEWYYASLCGRPWHHDNESFTDPRGWCTLGRETSIQKVEWTEDGWPYIVGGHGGQRYVDAPKDAIETEAPADHSQHDDFMSDTLDLNWNTLRVPFDGEMGKVGGGVLELRGQGSLCNLFDLSLVARRWQAFNFDATVKVEFDPKNYRQMAGLTNYYDDLCWSWVFVTWDERRQCRVIEVAQNDFNNYTSFLRDTAPAVPDDVKSVWLRTKVRKQWYSYEYSFDGTSWVDLGVKLDAKILSDDYILRRYGGFFTGAFVGLAAVDLSGYDRVAKFSEFDYRELPDNE; this is translated from the coding sequence ATGCAAATCGCAAACCCCGTTCTCCCGGGATTCAATGCCGATCCCTCGATGATTCGGGTCGGGGATACCTACTACATCGCCAATTCCACGTTCGAATGGTTCCCAGGTGTCCGTCTGCACGAGTCCAAGGACATGGTCCATTGGAACCTGTTGCCGAGTCCACTGAGCCGCACGAGCCAGCTTGACATGCGCGGCAATCCGTCATCCGGTGGCATCTGGGCTCCGGATCTTTCCTATGCGGATGGCAAATTCTGGCTGATCTACACGGACGTGAAGGTCGTGAATGGTGCGTTCAAGGATTGCACGAACTATTTGGTCACTGCCGAAAGTATCCATGGTCCGTGGAGCGAGCCGATTCGCGTGAACGGTGTCGGCTTCGACGCAAGCCTGTTCCATGACGACGATGGTCGCAAGTATCTGGTGCAGCAGACTTGGGATTTTCGTGAGTACCATCATGGCTTCGACGGCATCACACTGACCGAATTCGATGTGAAGACGATGAAGCTCAAGCCGGAAACTGAACGTACGATTTGGCGCGGTACGGACGTCAAACTCACCGAGGGACCACATCTGTACAAGATCAATGGCTATTACTACCTGTTCGCCGCTGAAGGCGGTACCGTGTATACGCATCAGGAAGTCGTGGCCCGATCCAAGTCTTTGGACGCGTTGTCCTTCGAAGGCATGCCGTCGAATCCGTTCATCACGAATTTCGACACGCCGCGTTCCTATCTGCAAAAGCAGGGGCATGGCGCGCTGGTCGATACCCCGTCCGGCGAATGGTATTACGCCTCGCTGTGCGGTCGTCCGTGGCATCACGACAATGAATCCTTCACTGATCCGCGCGGCTGGTGCACGCTGGGGCGTGAAACCTCCATCCAGAAGGTCGAATGGACCGAGGATGGCTGGCCGTATATTGTCGGAGGCCATGGCGGACAGCGTTATGTGGATGCTCCGAAGGATGCCATCGAGACCGAGGCACCTGCGGATCACAGCCAGCATGACGATTTCATGTCCGATACGTTGGATTTGAATTGGAATACGCTGCGTGTGCCGTTCGATGGCGAGATGGGCAAGGTCGGTGGCGGCGTGTTGGAACTGCGTGGCCAGGGCTCGCTGTGCAACCTTTTCGATCTGTCGTTGGTGGCACGTCGTTGGCAGGCGTTCAACTTCGATGCGACCGTAAAGGTTGAGTTCGATCCGAAGAACTACCGCCAGATGGCCGGCCTGACGAACTACTACGATGATTTATGCTGGTCGTGGGTGTTCGTGACTTGGGACGAGCGGCGGCAATGCCGCGTGATTGAGGTCGCTCAGAACGATTTCAACAACTACACGTCGTTCCTGCGGGATACCGCTCCAGCAGTGCCGGATGACGTGAAGTCCGTGTGGCTGCGCACGAAGGTGCGCAAGCAGTGGTATTCGTATGAATATTCGTTTGATGGGACTTCATGGGTCGATTTGGGCGTGAAACTGGACGCGAAGATCCTGTCGGACGACTATATCCTGCGTCGATACGGCGGATTCTTCACCGGAGCATTCGTCGGTTTGGCTGCAGTCGATCTTTCTGGATACGACAGGGTTGCGAAATTCAGCGAATTCGATTATCGGGAATTGCCCGATAACGAGTAG
- a CDS encoding ABC transporter permease encodes MSATNSSAAVARSQAKRRRSALDSLKRVLPERSAKLTAGLTIVIAMVLFAIIVPIFTKDPNKINDIGLSAPSAQHWLGTTQSGQDVFTQLGYSVRGSLIIGFAVGLIATALSFIFGVLGTYIGGIWDDLFSLITNIMLVIPGLPLTIVISALMPSKGTMMLVIVISITAWAGGARVLRAQTLSMRGRDYVLAAKIAGERPWRVITVEILPNLLPVMGSQFVFSVIMAILSESSLSFIGLGSTQSFSLGTMLYYAQNGSALNTGAWWWFLPPGLMIAIIGAGLSFINFSIDEVINPRLRKPTKKSKGRKG; translated from the coding sequence ATGTCTGCAACAAATTCTTCTGCTGCTGTGGCTCGTAGCCAAGCTAAACGTCGTCGCTCCGCTTTGGATTCTCTCAAGCGAGTTCTTCCTGAGCGTTCTGCAAAATTGACGGCTGGATTAACCATTGTGATCGCAATGGTTTTGTTCGCCATTATTGTTCCTATCTTCACGAAGGATCCTAATAAGATCAATGACATTGGCTTGTCTGCGCCATCTGCCCAGCATTGGTTGGGCACTACGCAGTCTGGCCAGGATGTTTTCACTCAGCTTGGCTATTCTGTCCGTGGCTCTCTGATTATTGGCTTTGCTGTTGGCTTGATTGCAACTGCGTTGTCGTTCATTTTCGGTGTTTTGGGCACATATATTGGCGGAATTTGGGATGATTTGTTCTCTCTGATTACCAATATCATGCTGGTGATTCCGGGGTTGCCTCTGACCATCGTGATTTCTGCATTGATGCCTTCCAAGGGCACGATGATGTTGGTCATTGTTATTTCAATCACTGCATGGGCTGGCGGTGCCCGTGTACTGCGGGCGCAAACATTGTCGATGCGTGGGCGTGATTATGTTCTTGCCGCAAAAATTGCAGGTGAACGTCCGTGGCGCGTGATTACCGTTGAAATTCTGCCTAATCTGTTGCCTGTGATGGGATCGCAGTTTGTGTTCTCCGTTATTATGGCAATCCTGAGTGAGTCTTCGTTGTCCTTCATTGGCCTGGGGTCGACCCAATCCTTCTCGCTGGGAACCATGCTGTATTACGCGCAGAACGGTTCTGCTCTGAACACGGGCGCATGGTGGTGGTTCCTGCCACCGGGACTGATGATCGCTATCATCGGCGCCGGATTGTCCTTCATTAATTTCTCCATCGATGAAGTCATCAATCCGCGACTACGTAAGCCTACCAAGAAAAGCAAGGGAAGGAAAGGGTGA
- the fdxA gene encoding ferredoxin: MPYVVAQPCVDVKDKACVDECPVDCIYEGSRSLYINPNECVDCGACEPVCPTEAIFYEDDLPDEWAWYKDAAVSFFAEVGDMGGASAAGPIGKDPEQVAALPPQNQ, translated from the coding sequence ATGCCATACGTTGTCGCTCAGCCGTGCGTCGATGTCAAAGACAAGGCCTGCGTGGACGAATGCCCGGTCGATTGCATCTACGAGGGCTCCCGTTCCCTGTATATCAATCCGAACGAATGCGTGGATTGCGGTGCATGCGAACCGGTGTGCCCAACCGAAGCCATCTTCTATGAAGACGATCTGCCAGACGAGTGGGCTTGGTACAAGGATGCCGCGGTCAGCTTCTTTGCCGAAGTTGGTGATATGGGCGGCGCTTCCGCAGCCGGCCCGATCGGCAAGGATCCGGAGCAAGTAGCTGCTCTGCCGCCGCAAAATCAGTGA
- a CDS encoding ABC transporter ATP-binding protein — protein MSVLKLEHVKKDFTLRNGLKTTTIHAVKDASFELASDKTIALVGESGSGKSTIARMITCLETPTSGSITLDGKPVPTHGKDLYEYRHNVQMVFQDPFASLNPYHTIFHHILRPLMINHMANSQEEYEQKVIELLERVELTPAVNFMYRRPHELSGGQRQRVAIARALAPKPKVLIADEPVSMLDVSLRLGVLNLLSRIQQEEHIGMLYITHDLATARHFSDEIMVMCHGDIIEHGPSDDVILNPQQDYTKVLLNAAPDPEKHFAKIRDERSRQ, from the coding sequence ATGTCAGTATTGAAGCTTGAACATGTGAAAAAAGATTTTACCCTGCGTAATGGTTTGAAAACCACGACGATTCATGCGGTGAAGGATGCATCATTCGAGTTAGCTTCGGATAAGACCATTGCTCTTGTTGGTGAGTCTGGTTCCGGTAAATCGACAATCGCCCGAATGATTACATGTTTGGAGACGCCGACTTCTGGAAGCATCACGTTGGACGGCAAGCCTGTCCCTACGCATGGTAAGGATTTGTACGAATACCGTCATAATGTGCAAATGGTATTTCAGGATCCGTTCGCTTCCTTGAATCCATATCATACGATTTTCCACCATATTCTTCGTCCTCTTATGATTAATCACATGGCAAATAGCCAAGAGGAATATGAGCAGAAGGTTATCGAACTGCTGGAACGCGTTGAATTAACGCCTGCCGTCAATTTCATGTATCGACGCCCTCATGAGCTGTCTGGCGGACAGCGTCAGCGCGTCGCAATTGCACGTGCATTGGCTCCTAAGCCAAAGGTTCTAATTGCGGATGAGCCTGTTTCGATGTTGGATGTTTCTTTGCGGTTAGGCGTGCTTAACCTGCTGTCTAGAATTCAGCAGGAAGAACACATCGGCATGCTGTACATTACCCATGATCTGGCGACTGCTCGCCATTTTTCGGATGAGATTATGGTGATGTGTCATGGAGACATTATTGAACATGGTCCTTCTGATGATGTGATTTTGAATCCGCAGCAAGACTACACGAAAGTGTTGCTTAATGCCGCGCCTGATCCGGAGAAGCATTTCGCGAAGATTCGTGACGAGCGTAGCCGTCAGTAA